One genomic region from Maridesulfovibrio frigidus DSM 17176 encodes:
- a CDS encoding DUF6785 family protein: MHGNIRIRAIALGIIFGLMICAFTPFNNAYLNATPLAGGHFPLAPFFILAWLTAISGLHHRIFRSVPLLTGLELMTMWILTVIVSGIAFTGLARTFFINLTAPFHFATIGNRWTEVLQPLMPESLHPTDPKAIESLYNGIKGGSFMDNVDLIAAIPWSAWVTPLMWWAAFILLCYFMMLCLTNIFSRQWVENERINFPLLQLPRFMEEALDQGLYGSFLTNKFFLSGIIFCVLLHTMNGLHFYIPSVPEMPTLVLAGKYFAKTGLFSGFTKLKIYFYPAFVGFAFLASRQISFSFWFFFLSGGLFYGILNAAGLNIPASALGVTFGPTLTRPEETQMIGAYLVFFCFIVWLARQHLQQVVREAFGGGQTKSASEWMSLRFSFWGLLISACLLVAWCVNFGVPMLVALVVLTAFFIFTLVASKAICQGGIAYFTLTAAPLDGVTAMFGTKFFGAIGIAITAMCQKILFVDLRESLMPSLVHGSKVNEWIKNKRLFLSGIIIIVLAGVAVSFAAMLFVCYKYGIRELHLDWATSTSMTVYDSVVRVIQEPAASTEWVTTFATVGAIVMTTLVVAYNRLPWWPLHPIGYLTAYSSAMKILWFSFFLGWMCNQLTLRYGGVGLFKRVRYFFFGLIMGDFLMGGAWALYGLWAGQSYQVLPG; this comes from the coding sequence ATGCATGGTAACATAAGAATACGGGCGATAGCACTCGGAATCATTTTTGGATTAATGATATGTGCTTTTACGCCATTTAATAATGCCTATTTAAATGCGACTCCGCTAGCGGGTGGACATTTCCCACTGGCGCCGTTTTTTATTCTGGCATGGCTCACAGCAATTTCAGGGTTACATCATCGGATATTCCGCTCTGTTCCGCTTCTAACAGGGCTGGAACTTATGACAATGTGGATTCTTACTGTCATTGTTTCAGGAATAGCATTTACCGGCCTTGCCAGAACATTTTTTATCAATCTGACGGCCCCATTTCATTTCGCGACCATTGGTAACAGATGGACAGAAGTGCTCCAGCCCTTGATGCCGGAATCGCTCCACCCTACCGACCCCAAAGCTATTGAGTCTCTATATAATGGTATTAAGGGCGGATCTTTCATGGATAATGTAGACCTCATTGCGGCTATTCCGTGGTCTGCATGGGTTACCCCACTCATGTGGTGGGCAGCTTTCATCCTGCTTTGCTATTTCATGATGCTCTGTCTGACTAATATTTTCAGCCGTCAGTGGGTTGAAAATGAACGAATCAACTTTCCTCTGCTACAGTTGCCAAGATTTATGGAAGAGGCTCTTGATCAAGGTCTATACGGTTCATTCCTTACAAATAAGTTTTTCTTAAGCGGTATAATTTTCTGTGTACTCCTTCACACTATGAATGGATTACATTTCTACATACCGTCAGTCCCGGAAATGCCTACACTCGTACTTGCAGGTAAATATTTTGCGAAAACAGGGCTGTTTTCCGGCTTTACTAAGCTCAAAATTTACTTCTATCCCGCTTTTGTGGGCTTTGCTTTCCTTGCGTCCCGCCAAATATCATTTAGCTTTTGGTTCTTTTTCCTGTCGGGCGGACTCTTCTACGGAATATTAAATGCTGCAGGTTTGAACATCCCCGCGTCAGCACTTGGAGTCACTTTTGGACCGACACTGACAAGACCGGAAGAAACACAGATGATCGGTGCTTATCTCGTATTTTTCTGTTTTATCGTCTGGCTGGCAAGGCAACACCTACAACAGGTAGTGCGCGAAGCTTTCGGCGGCGGTCAAACAAAAAGTGCCTCAGAATGGATGTCCCTGCGATTCTCATTTTGGGGACTGCTGATTTCCGCATGTCTGCTAGTCGCATGGTGCGTTAATTTCGGTGTACCTATGCTTGTGGCGCTGGTAGTGCTGACAGCATTCTTTATATTCACCTTAGTGGCATCAAAAGCCATTTGTCAGGGTGGTATCGCCTACTTCACCTTGACTGCGGCCCCGCTAGACGGCGTAACGGCCATGTTCGGAACAAAGTTTTTCGGCGCAATCGGAATCGCAATTACCGCCATGTGTCAGAAAATTCTCTTTGTTGACCTTAGAGAATCCCTGATGCCATCACTTGTTCACGGATCAAAAGTTAATGAATGGATCAAAAACAAACGTTTATTCCTATCCGGCATAATCATTATTGTGCTGGCTGGTGTTGCTGTGTCTTTCGCAGCAATGCTATTCGTTTGTTATAAATACGGCATCAGAGAGCTTCATCTGGACTGGGCGACAAGCACATCCATGACCGTCTACGACAGCGTAGTACGGGTTATACAGGAGCCGGCAGCATCAACCGAGTGGGTGACAACCTTTGCCACAGTCGGTGCTATTGTGATGACCACCTTGGTTGTTGCGTATAACAGACTGCCATGGTGGCCTCTGCATCCAATCGGATACCTGACTGCATACAGCTCAGCCATGAAAATTCTATGGTTCAGCTTTTTCCTTGGATGGATGTGTAACCAGCTTACCCTTCGTTACGGAGGAGTCGGGCTGTTTAAAAGAGTTAGATACTTTTTCTTCGGATTAATTATGGGCGACTTCTTAATGGGTGGCGCATGGGCCTTGTACGGCTTATGGGCAGGACAAAGTTATCAGGTTCTTCCAGGATAG